CAGGTATATTTTTAGCAGGAGTAGGTATATTTTAACATCGatatgtataaaattatttatgtaatCGATTTCATTAAAACACGAATGTATAATgcacaatttaaatttaatattttgatgaATTATGTTAATGAATTCTACATATTATTCGCTGCTttcagaaatttgaaattatttttcatataataacatgTCTTTCCTCATTAGCAGTACAAGATACATATCACTTTAGTTGtatctattataattattaacaatgtAAAAATCTGATTTCTAAATAGGTTCTATGTCCAGTTTGAGCAGTGATAAATATGTGTGTTAATAAGTCCAATTTTGGTATCACTGTTATATTAAAGAACAGTATGTACATCTTTTATAATATCGTGCcattaaatattataagtaTTTGTAATGTATACCTGTAGTAGTACATGTATATGTAGGCCCCTTGAAATTCTTTcagaaaattatagaaataatgtacACCATAATATgtttaacaaaaaattatattcatctTAATAACAACATAAATATTACACACCAGATTTTAACTTCCTTCATTGTCTAAAATTTGCTATTGCTTTCCTTGTAACAAATATTTTGTGTGTCTCCCATGGGCAACCATATCCACCccattattttttgttacatCTACCGCAAGGAAAGCTAATGACTTACCAGCACGTACAGTTTTAGCATCAATTGTTATTAGTTCATCAGGAAAGGCTGCTTTCATAAACCTAAATATTGTTGTTACATATCTTTTGATTATTCAGAAtcacacatatatatattttaaaaaaattcatacgTGACGTGTAGATCTACCGAAACCCCAGGTACACCAGCTCCTTGGGTCATCACAGCATATGAGGAAATGCAGTCAATGAGAGTACTTGTAAAACCACCGTGCAAAGTACCACCCGCATTCAAGTGTTCATCAGAGATAACCAATTCTGCTTTACAGTTTCCGCTTCCtgctgaaattattttaatctatATGGGATTAGAAACagttaaaatatacaaataaaCTTTGATCAAATAAAACATAATTAACTGTCATTAAAAtgtgttaaaaataaatgagatcaaatatttacttttttcATACATTGTCCAAAATTAGTCTTGGAAATTACATTTTCTACAACTGCTTTAATAAGCTGAGTTTTACACATAGTTTcttgtttatattttacgttttttaattaaaattatgtacATAAGTTACTTGTCACTATAaacaattatataattttaatggtGCTTTTCTTCATGCACTATGTCTGAAGCAATAATCAACACTATTTTCTATTGCCGACGCCAGTTACTTGTGCAACTGATATAAATACAGAACTCATGCTTGACGTAACCTATGTAAATTAATATGTTAAGTAGTTCCACTGTCAATTACaaatcaaaaatataaagaCACGATAACGGATTGTTAATACTTTATTcctgaattttaaataaaattcaaatatcatgtaaaattatcattatctGAATACTTGAGATATCACTGTATTATCTGACAATGAGATAAACAGTGAATAAGGAAAATGTACTTAGATAAACAATGTTTACAGATGAGtcctttttattattggaTGAATTCTGTCTTAAAAAAATAAGTTACAGACACCCTATCGATAAGTTTAAACATGATTTATAGGCCATCCTTGACTATTTAAAAGATGATCTTTGGGATCTTCAAGATATTTAGGGCCATCTCCAATCTGTGTATGAATAATATACTTGAAACATCCTAATGCATGTTTTGgtacattaattttctttaataaatcctaaaaaacaattattttagtTTGGAATAAATAACATATGTTTATACAAATACAAACATTTACTTCTGAAGGTTTAACTGCATCAATAGGTAACCCTTTTTTGTATTCAATTAAAACATCTTCTGATGGTGGAAAGAAATAATCCAATACACCCATAACTATTGGTACATCTTTCTCCAAAAGATACAAAGTTGCATTTGGTCCTGCATCAAAAGTATATGCAACCTAAAATCAACAGCATTATTTTAAGCTGTAAGTTTAAGACTTGATTATTAGTATTACCTTTACATCATTGACAGCTTCATTATATGAATGTACAAGTTCAACAATTGCATATGAAACATCATTCATATAAATATTTGGTGGATATGTATCTAAACTTAATGCATGGAATTGATTAGAATCTTTCATTGTGATTTCAGCATATGTTTTGAAATCTTTTTCTATAATTGCTTGTTGTATTCTATTTGCTCGATCAGGAACAACATGTTTTACTCTATGTTTTAGAAGCTCAGATGTTTCCATAGTTCTTTTCATTCCAATTGCACTGGaaacttttttctttgaatcaTTTACCTACAGAAGAATATACAATTGTAAACATGTTTAATAAAACAACGAATAATACATACAACTAGTATCAAAATTCTCATTTCTGGCCAGTGAGTAGCAGGTGCAATTTGTTTTACTATACTATCAGTTCCATTTGGTTCAGAACCCATGTACCATCTTACAAAACCTCCTACAGTGCTACGGCATGCTGATCCTGAACCGAGACGAGCTATTACACTAATATCACCCTagaaatcaatatttaaacatacagaaattgtaataaattttgtgtactaaataatataaaacaatacCTCTACTTCATATAATTTAGCAAGAGTTGTAACAAGACACGCGTATCCTGCTGCGCTAGAAGCTAGACCAGCTGCAGTTGGGAAGTTATTTTCTGAGCAGATGTGAATTTTccattgatttaattgtttgGAACCTCCTGCCCTTTTTCTAACTAAAACAGTACACTTTATTACTTTTACAAATCTCAAACCTTTAGCATAGTTTTATAGATTTATATACTTTCTGTTAAACAATTCTGTAGCCTAGGATTCTTAATGTCTTCTTCTCtgaaaagttataaaattatgctgaaatatgtttgaatttttaaataaatctttcAAACTTACTGTTTATTTAACCATATACAATCTTTTTTGAAGTCTGGGCTGATCATAACAGTAGTTTTTGCACATAACTACAAATTAAAGCGTGTAAGGATTATAAGTATTTTTTTGTACGAACATAATACTACATATATTTACCTGTTCAGTATCTAGAGTAGTACTAATAGAATCATTTAACGGTAAAATTAGCTTCTCATCTCTT
This region of Osmia bicornis bicornis chromosome 5, iOsmBic2.1, whole genome shotgun sequence genomic DNA includes:
- the LOC114882785 gene encoding acyl-coenzyme A thioesterase 13-like, giving the protein MCKTQLIKAVVENVISKTNFGQCMKKIKIISAGSGNCKAELVISDEHLNAGGTLHGGFTSTLIDCISSYAVMTQGAGVPGVSVDLHVTFMKAAFPDELITIDAKTVRAGKSLAFLAVDVTKNNGVDMVAHGRHTKYLLQGKQ
- the LOC114882784 gene encoding diphosphomevalonate decarboxylase isoform X1: MNTVTCLAPVNIAVIKYWGKRDEKLILPLNDSISTTLDTEQLCAKTTVMISPDFKKDCIWLNKQEEDIKNPRLQNCLTEIRKRAGGSKQLNQWKIHICSENNFPTAAGLASSAAGYACLVTTLAKLYEVEGDISVIARLGSGSACRSTVGGFVRWYMGSEPNGTDSIVKQIAPATHWPEMRILILVVNDSKKKVSSAIGMKRTMETSELLKHRVKHVVPDRANRIQQAIIEKDFKTYAEITMKDSNQFHALSLDTYPPNIYMNDVSYAIVELVHSYNEAVNDVKVAYTFDAGPNATLYLLEKDVPIVMGVLDYFFPPSEDVLIEYKKGLPIDAVKPSEVNDLLKKINVPKHALGCFKYIIHTQIGDGPKYLEDPKDHLLNSQGWPINHV
- the LOC114882784 gene encoding diphosphomevalonate decarboxylase isoform X2 — translated: MNTVTCLAPVNIAVIKYWGKRDEKLILPLNDSISTTLDTEQLCAKTTVMISPDFKKDCIWLNKQEEDIKNPRLQNCLTEIRKRAGGSKQLNQWKIHICSENNFPTAAGLASSAAGYACLVTTLAKLYEVEGDISVIARLGSGSACRSTVGGFVRWYMGSEPNGTDSIVKQIAPATHWPEMRILILVVNDSKKKVSSAIGMKRTMETSELLKHRVKHVVPDRANRIQQAIIEKDFKTYAEITMKDSNQFHALSLDTYPPNIYMNDVSYAIVELVHSYNEAVNDVKVAYTFDAGPNATLYLLEKDVPIVMGVLDYFFPPSEDVLIEYKKGLPIDAVKPSEDLLKKINVPKHALGCFKYIIHTQIGDGPKYLEDPKDHLLNSQGWPINHV